TTTccctcaaaatttcataattttttggaTGGAAAAactcattcaaatatttaaagcaaTCTGGGAGTGCCTACTGCCGagaagtttttcccagattttaaAGTACTTTGGAAATTTTTTTCTCTTAAGCTGTAGCCCAGGtctttctaaaattttacaggaaTCTTTTAACATGTATAACTTAGCTTCGTTAAAAGTTTCATAATTTATGGAGAAATAAAACCCATCCAAATGTTGAAAGCAATTTGGGTAGTGCTTTCTGccataagtttttttttctagattttagggcaaattttgaaaaatcatatccCTTATATCGTAAAAAAATTTCCTCTACAATTTTATAGTGACCCGTATACATGTGTAAACTAATAACCTACTAAATTTCATatcttttttattaataaaacatGTTTAAAAGTGAAAACAATCTGGGTTTTCTATGTAGCCTAGAAATTTCCAAATTTGCATCGCAATGCCAAAAAGTGCATgacttgggtttaaaaatatattttttaattttacaaagcCTATCATCAAGTACTCACAAATAACTATGGAAATACATAAATAATTTTCATAAACAGAGGCAATAGAGTGcgatctgacccgttggaagccagaccacgaaattttggcaacatgcatttttacacaacctaacaacaataagcatttctagcataaccctagctacatgcatgcatgaaaatcatcaaatcatacaatctcatccttaagcataaaataagctcCAAAAACCATTACAAAAACTGATACAACCAAATCTACCAACATAAAtcacaaaactcaagaacaaccttaAGTTTCTACCTTTGATAATTgtagcttggagatgtgttttcCTTAGCTTCTAAAACTCCCCCTTGTGCTTTACACTCTCAAACCGAGCCCCAAAATCCCACATGAAAATTTTTAAGAGAGATTTAGGGTAGAAAAACTTAGATGTTGGACaaaacatgcaaactaccaagatCTCTTACCCTGCTTTCACTTGATTACCAAAGTGATAAATCCTTGAGTTTCTACTTGTACaagcttctcttgaaccctagaacaaaATATCAATGGCATGCATGgatattagatcacatgcatgcataattaacccttagggttttgggtttgaagTGGAAAATAGGAGAAAAATGAAGTATGTTTTGAAACTTACTCTACACAAGTGttctcttgagcttctccctccTTCAATGGACAAATAAGTGCTCTTGGCTCATGGAAAACAAAATTGCAGCAATGGAGAGTAGAGAGACTTAGGGTTTCAGTTTTGGGGAGAGGAAATGGAAGAGGGTGTTTTCCATGAGGGAGAAGGAAATTTTTAGAAAATGATTAGATGTGTAAGAGAGAAATGATTAGGGTTTAGCCAATGAGTGGGGTAAGGCTCTTACTCTTCCCCTATGGTAGATGTCCTTGGATCTTGAGAGCTCTAGGTATAGCCTTGTCGCcctcccctctctctctcctcccttggaaaagacctTTATGGCCTTGCTCCTTTTTACCTCTCTCCTTAGACACTCAAGGGCTCTTCggtaattttacttatctaaaattTCCTAAACTTTTACCCTATAGTTTATAAATATCTcaaagcttaattaattaaaataaatgtgacccaaaactaaaatttgtcacatatcacataagttttggtatttttatcaaattgacctaaatgcccttagaggcccgagaaagaaattctcattcttatgCCTCGTTGATTGGAATCagaacctcaatcaatttttcttaaacatATTGGCTCAACTATAAAGTCACAATTGCCAAAAAAAGTTAATATTTtgatgccatagtatttcctattttatttaatctgagatttttctcccattagggtttattTCATGGTCTGAGATCAATatttctttgcataaagctagatcaTTTACTGGATCATTACATTgcctataaaattaaataatcatCAAAAATTCATAtaacatcatttatcaaaataaattCCACATAATTCTTAACCGGCTCCAACCGACTACTACCGATGTTCAAAACATAGgatgttacaatacctacaatttataaaagttTCATCCCCGAAACTCAAATCAaatgggataccgctcccgcatctcaGATTCTGTCTCctaggttgcctcttcaatgtcGGGGTTACACCAGTGCAACTTTACCAAAGTTATTGTTTTGTTTCTTAACACAGTGTCTTAACAACTCAGTTGAGGATCAATGCTAAGTTCATCGTAACTTAGCACTTGAGTGGGGTCGTTCACGTACTTCCTTAAGGTTGACACTtggaatacatcgtgaactcTAAAGAACACGGGCGAAAGGGCTAGTTGGTAAGTCACCTTTCCAATGTGTTCTAGAATCTCGAACGATCCTAtgtacctagggctcaacttgccctttttcccgaaCCTCATTTCTCATCTCAGTGGAGCTATCTTTAACAGTACCTTGTCCCCAAATTCCTATTCTAAAGGTCTCTGTTGATGATTGACATACTTGCATGGGAAATCTATAGAGGTCTGTAGCCTCTGACGAATCGACCTAATGTCCTTCATAGCTTGGTCCACCTCTTCTGATCCCAAGAATTTTCTCTCACCAGTCTCATGCAGTGGATTGGAGATCGACACTTTCTTTCGTATAGTGCCTCACACGGAGCCATTTTTATCGAGTCAGGACATATATTGTTGTAGGTGAactcaattaatggaagttttacaCTCCACGAACCTTAAAAATCTAGCATGCAAGCTCTCAACATATCCTCCATGTTCTCAATTGTTCGTTTGCTCTCGCCATCCATCTATGGGTTGAAATTAGTACTAAACTTGAGTTTAGTTCCCAATCCCTTTTGTATTCTCTTCCCAAACGTGGAGGTAAATTGCCTATCTCGATCGGAAACTACAAAGAAGGGAACCACATGTAATTACACTATCTCAGCAATGTACAAGTCTGTCAACTTATCTGCACCATCTGTTGTTTTAATGGGTAATAAATGAGCATATTTTTTTCAGTCTATCCACGATAACCCTGATTGAATTGTGCCCCTTCAGAGTGTGTGGTAACCCggtaacaaagtccatggtgatcattttccatttccactcagggatcTCTAACGGCTGCAATAACCCTACGGGTTACTGATGCTCCTCCTTGGTTTGTTGACACGTCCAATACTGTgctacgtactccactacatctctcttcattcctacCCACAAAAAGTATCTTATGAGATCCTTATACATCTTAGTGGTTCTCAGGTGCATAGTGTAAGGAGTATTATGAGCCTCATAAAAGATTTGTTTCTTGATCTCCTTCTAATCAGGCACGCATAATCTACCCTTGAAACCCAACACTCCATCCTCCGAGATGTGAAACCCTGGTTGCATGTCTTTTGTAGTCTCATGCACCAGTCGTTGGATTGCTACGAGTTGTCCCCCTTGGATTGCTTCCATGATTGTGGGTTGCACGGATAACGTCGCCTATCTTCCAACTACTATCTCCAAATCAAATTTGGAGATATCGGTTTGTAGTTCTTGGGGTATTTCCTTCATCAAAATTACATAAGCCATTGGCTGCCGACTCAATGTGTCAGCTACTTTATTAGCCTTGTCTGGGTGGTACAGTATATCGCAATCGTAATCATTGAAAAATTCTAACCACGTTCGTTGTCTCATGTTTAACtctttctaggtgaagaaatatttcagactcTTGCGATCTGTGTATATGTCGTAGTGGAccccatagagatagtgtctTCAGATCATCAATGCGAACACTACTGCTGCTAGCTCAAAGTCGGGTGTTGGATAGGCTCTCTCGTAAATTTTTAGTTTTCGGGAGGCGTGCACAATCACTTTCCCGTGTTGTATTAGTACGACTCCAAGTCCTTTACATGATGCATCGCTATATTTTGGGTTAGTGCAGTCATAGGCGTCGCTATTTTGGAAAGACCTTCCACAAAGCCCTTATAATACCCTGCCAGGCCCAAGAAACTGCGAACATCTTTGGCATTTTTTTGGGCCTTCCATTGCTTCACCACATCGATTTTGGCTATATCGACTACAATTCCAACTCCTGACACCACGTGCCCTAGGAAGCTTACTTGAGTCATCTAAAATTCGCACTTGGAGAATTTGGCATAAAACTTTTTCTCGCATAATCGTTGTAAGATTAGCTCCAGGTGCTTGTCATGTTCTTCCTGGTTTCGTGAGTATATAGTCTATAAACATGATCACAAATTTTTCTAGATACTCACCTAGTACCCtatgcataagatccatgaatgtcgCAGCGCATTGGTTAGTCCGAGTTCGGAATGCGGTCTTGGGAATATCTGATTCCTTGACCTACATCTGGTGGTATCAGGATCTCAAGTCGATCTTTAGGAATAGCGATGCTCCTAGTAGTTGATCGAATAGATCATCAAATATGGCCAATGGGTATCGGTTCTTGATCCACTTTGTTGAGTTTATGGAAGTCTATACAGATTCTCATGCAGCAGTCTTTCTTTTTCACGAAAAGTATCGGGGCTCCCCAAGGACAATGACTTGGTCGTATAAACCCTATATCCAGGTAGTTTTGTAATTGCACTTGTATTTCTTTGAGCTCAGATGGTGCCATCCAGCACGATGCCTTTGAAATAGGTGCGGTTCATAAAATTAACTCAATCTAAACTCAACTTCCTAATCTGGGGGTATCCCTGGAAGATCCTCAGGAAACACTTCCAGAAATTTTCACACCACCACTACCTTAGTTGGTTGTGTCTTAGACACCCTATCCTTATCTATTACATTCGCCAAGTAGCCGATACATCCATCGTCCCGTAATTTCCTAAACTTTGAGGTGGAGATTATAGAAAAATTCTTCTCTTGAGTTGTGTCCGGGAACACGAACAGTTCTTCCCCATGTGGGTTAAAAGCCACCTTTCTTTGTTTGCAATTCACCACCGCCCCACATTtggttagccaatccataccaaaaatAACATCATACTCATCTAAATCTAAAACTAGCAAATCCACGGTCAACTCCCGACTTTCTACCCAGACTGGTACGACTCTAGCCCAAGACCGTACCATCATATCCTTCCCCGAAAGTAAGGATACAACACATACATTTTCCATAGGCTCAAGCTTCCTATCTTTCCTATCAACATAAGATGCAACAataaaagaatgggatgcaccagTATCCTTCACTGCATGTGCTGAGTTAGTAGCCACAAGAAGCTGACTTGACACCATGTCGAAAGTCCCAGCTCCTCTATCACCTTGGGTGAGTGCATAAACTCGAGGTGCAGCCCCAATTGGCTTTGGTTGGTTTTTCCCTTCCTTCTGACCAAGATTCGAGCAATGCCTGAAGAAATGTCCAGATTTCCACATGTTAAGTAATTACTGTTGTTACACTCGCATGGGTGGCGTCGGTTGCATTTATTACATTATGGAAAATAGTTGTTTTCTCTCCTTGGATGCTTGTTGAAGTTCGTTTATTATCTCAACCATTGGGAAATCAAGAGTTTCCTGGAGTATTGGTCTTCCCCACATTTCTATTGCCTCTGTATGCAAACCTTTCAGAAGGGCCACTCTGGTTACTAGAGTACCTTCCCTGGTCATTGGAGACATGTGCTCGTTCATTAGCCCTGTAGGGCTCTTTCTTCTCTTGTACTAGCCATGACTCTTGGTGAATTGATCTCTTCATAGCTTTATCATAATTACCCGAGTTGGTCTTCACGGTATCAACGAACTAAGCTATCTCCCTTTTCAACCCATTCATGAATTTGTGTACCTGGTTGGCTTCAGTGTTGACCAGGTCCGGAGCAAATCTTGAGAGTTGGTCAAACTTGGGCATGTACTCCTGTACGCTAGATGACCCTTATACCAAGTTGGAGAACTCAACAAGTTTCCAATCAATCGTTGTTTGGTTATAGTACTGAGCATTGAACAAGTTTAAAAAATTTTGTCCATTTTATCTGTGTAGTATTACACCCCTTCTTAGCGATGTCCCACCAGTTGCGGGCATCCTTTCGATGGCCTCAACAAAGTGGAAGATCCTTTCCAGCACACTAACCCATTCTTCTAACAACAGGGGGTCTGAAGTCCCTTCAAACATGGGTGGGTTTTGTCTACCAAACCATTCAGAGATCGGTTTTGGCAGTTCTACTCTGGGTTCATCCGCTGGAAGATTTGCTCCCACCGGTGGCTCTCCTTATGCTGGTGCTTCCCGTGGTTTTGAAATGTCTTCTTGGGGTGCTAGGGGTGCGGGGTTGTGTGGCACTTCCAAAAATCTTCGTATCAATGCCTCGAACATCTGGGCATTTTTTTTGCTCAAGCATAGTCCTTCTCAGATCTTCTATCTGAGTTGCCAAATTTGGTTTTGGTTGTGCTCCTTCTCCTGTATGTCTCCCTCGGCCTCGAACCCTTCCTTTTCCTCGGCCATGACCTACATCTTGGTCAACGAGCACTCTCTCGGCTGGGTCTGGTGGATTAACAGCTCGAGCTCCCCTGGctcgagtgttaggcaccatcgcCAGTCTCTATACAACAATGATCAAAACATTTGAGTATACAAGTTTCCCACATACAaggaaatgaaaagaaaaaccATAACGATTCAACTCAAAATGGTTAGTCATAAAATTTATGGCtataacctagcaatacaaaatTATCATGACAGAACATGCCATAAAGTTTTAGTTAGTAGCACGATAAATACAAAAGAGAACCCTAGTTGCACGTCAGATTTTTACACACGTGTAATATAACTATAcaaaagtcctacaacctagtatGTTTTCAAAGTCTTTACAAGAAGTATTCACAAGACCCTCACAGCATAACCTAATTTAGGCTATCAATCAGCATATCCAGCTCTATGTTAATATCCTAGTCCGGCTGCTCGGGATCCTCCTCTGGCTCTACCGCCCTGCCTCAAGGTATGCTATCAACCACGGAGATAGGCCAATCCATGGCCCAAATGTTAGCTCAATCTGCATACGGAAGTAATCCCACGTGTCGCGAACAAGCCGCCAACGTCTGTGATGAAACCATATACATGTCGCCTCTCTCAGACAAGTGTTGGCTTATCACACTCTCCGTTGCTCGGGTGTGTTGGCCCTATCAAATACTTTTGTCATGTAATGCATCCATTGCCAAATGGCATGCCGATCCCATTGATCTTACTCAAAGCATCGAGGGTTCCCATCGTTAAAGAGTCTATAGTAATCGATCCTAGGCATAGGGATCATAGGTAGGTTCTTTATCATAGGGTCACCTATCTAAGGTATATCAGCCATAACCTACATTTTATAGAATTaaggtgaataaaagagaacaaGGGAAAAAGATATGAAAATACAATATTTACAGTGAGTGTCGGTCTATCTTGCAGAATGTACATGTAGGTGTTCTACAGAATTAGATCAACTCGAGCTAtgataccacttgtaacgacCTTCAAAATATACAAGACCAAAATCATGCGAAAATttaaactttttacttttaactcgTGGTACCAAacattcatttaaatttttttaaaaaaagatcgtgtgcacacacttttagtttagcaaacaaaAATACAACTACTCTTCTATAGAGTTATAAGAAAACAATTATCCgaaaagaaataacaaacttccagctttttcttttcaaaatggttaTCCATCGCAGGTCAGGCCagatgtacatatccacaagcagactctaatgctcactgctccactttgcaTTTGCACTTACccacaacatgaaacaactaggtaagtgaaaacacttagtaagaatagccttacacacaagtatactaaacccagtaatgGGTTGACCAAAGGTAGTTATCTCTACCGATCATTAGGTTATTGGATAAGTTCTAACCATATCATACAATTATCAAACAATAGTcaaatcataatcaaatactTAGATTGTACCTAACAACCAACGCTACACATATCATGaaaacctgcactcagaaaatcccataaCATTCGAGacacacataattacataatTTAATCAACTCAACAAACATAAAGGATTCTAGCTGCAACTCGGACTATCTTACCATGTCAAGGCTCCAACCCAGACATTATCTTACAATGTCTTGGCTCCAAACCAAATGATAATTGTACCATTTCCTGGCTCCAACCaagactataatttcaccatgtcctggaTCCAACTCAGACTATAATTTCACTatttcctggctccaacccggactataatttcaccatgtcctagctccaacctggactataatTTCCCCATGTCCTAGCTCCACCCCAGACGATAATTTAAAAATGTCTTAGCTCTAACCCGGACTAAAATTTCACCATGTTCTGGCTCCTACCaagactataatttcaccatgttttggctccaacccagactataattttaccatgtcctgccTCCAACCAGGATAGTATTACAATAAGATTCTAGTTCCAACCTGAACTCACTTACCATTTATCCGCAGAATGctaaagcattgcaagagtaggcattaaACATA
The Humulus lupulus chromosome 6, drHumLupu1.1, whole genome shotgun sequence DNA segment above includes these coding regions:
- the LOC133785531 gene encoding uncharacterized protein LOC133785531: MKRSIHQESWLVQEKKEPYRANERAHVSNDQGRYSSNQSGPSERHCSNLGQKEGKNQPKPIGAAPRVYALTQGDRGAGTFDMVSSQLLVATNSAHAVKDTGASHSFIVASYVDRKDRKLEPMENVCVVSLLSGKDMMVRSWARVVPVWVESRELTVDLLVLDLDEYDVIFGMDWLTKCGAVVNCKQRKVAFNPHGEELFVFPDTTQEKNFSIISTSKFRKLRDDGCIGYLANVIDKDRVSKTQPTKVVVV